In the genome of Xanthobacteraceae bacterium, one region contains:
- a CDS encoding porin family protein has product MAATKRVLLCGLAAFALTGAASAADLKGPVYTKAPPSAFSWEGQYIGIHGGYAWATNETALGAIGPGDISLTGAYGGVQVGYNYHLSRNWVLGYEVDFSFGDINGSAVIGGLPVPSQTDYFGTARTRLGYANGPWLIYGTAGLAWANNDMPVAPGVINFDRWHVGYAVGAGVEYALAPNWSLKLEYLFADFGDSRVSNGVFNFDSDLSFSTVRVGLNYRFANWKVPSAPTYFTKAPVVNAGWTGPYVGAHVGYGWGSFDNEIPGLASAPLNLRGVFGGVQTGYNWQVSRNWVVGIEADSSWGSIERTIGGETADVDAMGTVRARLGYTMNNVMLYGTGGLAWAHIDSASVATTASRDQFAVGWVAGAGIEYLIAPRWSAKIEYLYSDYGSLYDHPAFAFNAALDSHTVKIGLNYRASLFGLLFDR; this is encoded by the coding sequence ATGGCCGCGACTAAGCGCGTTTTGTTGTGTGGGTTGGCTGCTTTTGCACTGACGGGCGCAGCTTCCGCTGCCGACCTGAAAGGCCCGGTCTACACCAAGGCACCCCCGTCCGCCTTCTCATGGGAAGGCCAATACATCGGTATTCACGGCGGCTATGCGTGGGCCACGAATGAGACGGCGCTCGGAGCGATTGGGCCGGGAGACATCTCGCTGACGGGCGCCTACGGCGGCGTGCAGGTCGGTTACAACTATCATCTCTCCCGGAACTGGGTGCTCGGTTACGAAGTCGATTTCTCCTTCGGCGACATCAACGGATCTGCCGTCATCGGCGGCTTGCCGGTTCCGAGCCAGACGGATTACTTCGGCACTGCGCGCACGCGGCTTGGTTACGCAAACGGTCCGTGGCTTATTTACGGTACGGCCGGTCTCGCATGGGCAAACAACGATATGCCGGTCGCCCCGGGCGTCATCAATTTCGACCGCTGGCATGTCGGCTACGCCGTGGGTGCAGGCGTTGAGTATGCTCTTGCGCCGAACTGGTCCCTGAAGCTGGAATATTTGTTCGCAGACTTCGGTGACAGCAGAGTTTCCAACGGCGTCTTCAATTTTGACTCCGATCTTTCGTTCAGCACGGTTCGTGTCGGCCTGAACTATCGCTTTGCGAACTGGAAGGTGCCCAGCGCGCCGACCTACTTCACGAAAGCGCCTGTCGTGAATGCGGGATGGACCGGTCCTTATGTGGGCGCGCATGTCGGCTACGGCTGGGGTTCGTTCGACAACGAAATCCCGGGCCTCGCTTCCGCGCCGCTCAACCTGCGCGGCGTCTTCGGCGGCGTCCAGACCGGTTATAACTGGCAGGTGTCGCGCAACTGGGTCGTGGGTATCGAAGCCGACAGCTCCTGGGGTTCGATCGAGCGCACGATTGGCGGTGAAACTGCCGATGTCGATGCAATGGGCACAGTTCGCGCCCGCCTCGGTTACACGATGAATAATGTGATGCTGTACGGCACGGGCGGTCTTGCCTGGGCGCACATCGATTCAGCCTCGGTGGCAACGACCGCCAGCCGCGATCAGTTCGCTGTCGGTTGGGTTGCCGGTGCGGGTATCGAGTATCTCATCGCGCCGCGGTGGTCGGCGAAGATCGAGTATCTCTATTCGGACTACGGCTCGCTCTACGATCACCCCGCTTTTGCGTTTAATGCCGCATTGGATTCGCATACGGTCAAGATCGGCCTGAATTATCGCGCGTCGCTTTTCGGACTGTTGTTCGATCGCTGA
- a CDS encoding DUF2147 domain-containing protein, with translation MKIARLAFAVALCALVFPAAAQDATNATGVWQSESGITRVRVSQCGNALCGVVVWQKNPGKDVHNPDPAKRDRPIVGLQLVSGMKQTAPDEWTGSIYNYEDGKTYSGKVKLAGAASLQIGGCVMGGIICQTRTWRKVQ, from the coding sequence ATGAAAATCGCCCGCCTCGCTTTTGCCGTTGCGCTCTGCGCGCTCGTCTTTCCCGCCGCAGCGCAGGATGCCACCAACGCCACCGGCGTTTGGCAGAGCGAAAGCGGCATCACCCGCGTCCGCGTCAGCCAGTGTGGCAACGCGCTCTGCGGCGTGGTCGTGTGGCAGAAAAATCCGGGCAAGGACGTCCACAATCCGGATCCCGCGAAGCGCGATCGTCCGATTGTCGGCCTGCAACTCGTCTCCGGCATGAAGCAGACCGCTCCGGACGAATGGACCGGCTCGATCTACAACTACGAAGACGGCAAGACCTATTCCGGCAAGGTGAAGCTGGCAGGCGCGGCTTCTCTCCAGATCGGCGGCTGCGTGATGGGAGGCATCATCTGCCAGACGCGTACATGGCGGAAGGTCCAGTAA
- a CDS encoding N-acetylglutaminylglutamine amidotransferase produces MCGICGEIRSRGDAASAAVTEAIADNLKHRGPDAGGVYASRNVALGHRRLAILDLSASADQPMVDAGLGLAIAFNGCIYNFRELRRELEAKGYRFFTDGDTEVILKSYHAFGPRCVERFKGMFAFAIMERESGRVVLARDRLGIKPLYYTDNGKRFRFASTLPALLAAGDVDTHIDPVALHNFLSFHGAVPAPRTIFRGVKKLAPATLLTIEPDGTKREEIYWRVSVHSQDRVLTEDEWTESVREHLRAAVEHRRVADVPLGVLLSGGLDSSLLVALLAECGQSNLETFSIGFESVNGLEGDEFAYSDIVAKKFGTRHHRIPIATHRAIPAMEGAVLQMSEPQVSHDAIGFYLLSQEVSQHVKVVQCGQGADEVFGGYHWYPHMLRSNDPVSDYMRVYCEHSHDEIADAIEPSLSGDDYSRALVEQSFGRAESDRPIDKALEIDQRIMRIDDPVKRVDNMTMAFGLEARTPLLDHELVELAAQIPAEMKIRNGGKHILKQASRGLVPDEIIDRKKGYFPVPALKFLRGPMLAFVRDVLSQPAARTRGIFKREYIDRLLNNPERELTAKGNSKLWQAALLEYWLQLQASPQASSKAV; encoded by the coding sequence ATGTGTGGAATTTGCGGCGAAATACGAAGCCGCGGTGATGCTGCAAGCGCGGCTGTCACCGAGGCGATTGCAGACAATCTCAAACATCGTGGTCCTGACGCGGGCGGCGTGTATGCGAGCCGGAATGTCGCGCTCGGCCACCGTCGCCTTGCCATTCTCGATCTCAGCGCGTCCGCCGATCAGCCAATGGTCGATGCTGGACTTGGCCTCGCCATCGCGTTCAATGGCTGCATCTACAATTTCCGCGAACTGCGCCGCGAACTCGAAGCGAAAGGCTATCGCTTCTTCACGGACGGCGACACGGAAGTCATCCTGAAAAGCTACCACGCTTTCGGTCCGCGATGCGTCGAGCGCTTCAAAGGCATGTTCGCTTTTGCAATCATGGAGCGAGAAAGCGGCCGCGTCGTACTGGCGCGTGACCGGCTTGGCATCAAGCCGCTCTATTACACGGACAACGGCAAGCGCTTCCGCTTCGCCTCCACCCTGCCTGCGCTGCTCGCGGCGGGAGATGTGGACACCCACATTGATCCAGTCGCGCTACATAACTTTTTGAGCTTCCACGGCGCCGTACCCGCCCCGCGCACCATCTTTCGCGGCGTAAAGAAACTTGCGCCCGCCACCCTGCTCACCATCGAGCCGGACGGCACAAAGCGCGAGGAAATCTACTGGCGCGTTTCCGTCCATTCGCAGGACCGCGTGCTGACGGAAGACGAATGGACGGAATCGGTCCGGGAGCATTTGCGAGCTGCGGTCGAGCACCGCCGCGTTGCCGACGTGCCGCTCGGCGTTCTTCTCTCCGGCGGCCTCGACTCGTCCCTTCTTGTCGCGCTGCTCGCGGAATGCGGGCAGAGCAACCTGGAAACCTTCTCCATCGGTTTCGAGAGCGTCAACGGCCTCGAAGGTGACGAGTTCGCCTACTCCGACATCGTAGCGAAGAAATTCGGCACACGGCATCATCGCATTCCGATTGCAACGCACCGCGCAATTCCCGCGATGGAAGGTGCGGTCTTGCAGATGTCAGAGCCGCAGGTCAGCCACGACGCCATCGGCTTCTACCTGCTTTCGCAGGAAGTCTCGCAGCATGTGAAAGTCGTGCAATGCGGTCAGGGCGCGGACGAAGTCTTCGGCGGCTATCACTGGTATCCGCACATGCTGCGCTCTAACGACCCGGTCAGCGATTACATGCGGGTATATTGCGAACACAGTCACGACGAAATTGCCGACGCCATCGAGCCTTCCCTGTCCGGCGATGACTATAGCCGCGCGCTGGTCGAACAGAGTTTCGGACGCGCGGAAAGCGACCGCCCCATCGACAAGGCGCTGGAGATCGACCAGCGCATCATGAGGATCGACGATCCTGTGAAGCGCGTAGACAATATGACGATGGCCTTCGGCCTCGAAGCGCGTACGCCCCTACTCGATCACGAACTGGTGGAGCTTGCCGCGCAGATCCCCGCCGAAATGAAAATCCGCAACGGCGGCAAGCACATTCTGAAACAGGCTTCGCGCGGCCTCGTGCCGGACGAAATCATCGACCGCAAGAAAGGCTACTTCCCCGTCCCCGCGTTGAAGTTTCTGCGCGGCCCCATGCTCGCTTTCGTTCGCGATGTGCTCAGCCAGCCTGCCGCCCGCACCCGCGGTATTTTCAAGCGCGAATACATTGACCGGCTGCTGAACAATCCGGAGCGCGAGTTGACCGCCAAGGGCAATTCCAAGCTCTGGCAGGCGGCGCTGCTGGAATACTGGTTGCAACTTCAGGCGTCACCGCAGGCTTCGTCGAAAGCCGTATAA
- a CDS encoding DUF2147 domain-containing protein, with the protein MKLKLALAALAFAAAFANPAAAQEVNGTWLTQSGETRVRIAPCGANICGTIVWTKNTGAKDEHNPNANLKGRNLVGINMITMKPAGDKKWSGTLYNPQDGKTYSGTLTQSGPNALSLSGCVAGIFCRSQTWSRVN; encoded by the coding sequence ATGAAACTGAAACTCGCCCTCGCCGCATTGGCTTTCGCCGCTGCTTTCGCAAATCCTGCCGCCGCACAGGAAGTGAACGGCACCTGGCTAACGCAATCCGGTGAAACCCGCGTGCGCATCGCGCCCTGCGGCGCGAACATTTGCGGCACCATCGTCTGGACCAAGAACACCGGCGCGAAGGACGAGCACAATCCCAACGCCAACCTGAAGGGCCGCAACCTCGTCGGCATCAACATGATCACCATGAAGCCTGCCGGCGACAAGAAATGGTCCGGCACCCTCTACAACCCGCAGGACGGCAAAACCTATTCCGGCACGCTGACGCAGAGCGGTCCGAACGCGTTGTCCCTATCCGGTTGCGTCGCGGGCATCTTCTGCCGCTCGCAAACCTGGTCGCGCGTGAACTGA
- a CDS encoding SEL1-like repeat protein — protein sequence MARLLELECAAIGQANLAGDIFYQLGLAYAYGSDVEADRVSAHKWFNLAAARGNRDAVQCRQEIAAEMSADEIASAQRAAREWMTTH from the coding sequence ATGGCGCGGCTGCTCGAACTCGAATGCGCAGCGATCGGTCAGGCGAATTTGGCCGGGGACATCTTCTATCAACTGGGTCTGGCCTACGCCTATGGCAGCGATGTCGAGGCGGATCGCGTGTCGGCCCACAAGTGGTTCAACCTCGCCGCAGCGCGCGGCAACCGCGACGCCGTGCAGTGCCGGCAGGAGATCGCCGCGGAAATGAGCGCGGACGAGATCGCGAGTGCACAGCGCGCCGCCCGCGAGTGGATGACCACGCACTAA
- a CDS encoding porin family protein, whose translation MKSNKFLLAFAGSFLFGTAAFAADVPIKGPVYTKAPAAFSWNGVYAGVHGGYVWADNDIATFGAAATFTPSSGIFGVQFGYNRHIAPNWVLGYEVDFSWVDLSATGPVPGFLGGAVDTNFFGTARTRLGYASGPWLIYGTAGVAWATSTFALNPAIMNFDRAQIGYAVGAGVEYALNRNWSAKIEYLFADLDGGNSTLAANAANSDLTLSTVRVGLNYRFADAYVPAAAFPVKAPVRVDGWSGSYIGVHVGYGTGSFDSVRGAASTSLDPDGGIAGFQAGYNWRISPNMIAGIESDTSWGSLKVNDALSSIDVDAMGTVRARLGVTSDRWMLYATGGLAWAHADSVAAPGLVSIYDRYYLGWTGGVGIEYAFAPRWTAKLEYLYTDFGTRSDFFAATSFDDSLTASTVRVGINYRSSLLELLTGR comes from the coding sequence GTGAAATCGAATAAGTTTTTGCTGGCTTTCGCCGGTTCATTTCTTTTTGGAACGGCTGCTTTCGCGGCCGACGTGCCCATCAAGGGGCCGGTTTATACCAAGGCTCCCGCGGCGTTTAGCTGGAATGGCGTCTATGCCGGCGTTCACGGCGGTTACGTCTGGGCCGACAATGACATCGCGACATTCGGCGCGGCCGCGACCTTCACGCCTTCGAGCGGAATCTTCGGCGTGCAGTTCGGTTACAACCGCCACATCGCGCCGAACTGGGTGCTCGGTTACGAAGTCGATTTTTCGTGGGTCGATCTTTCCGCTACCGGACCCGTTCCCGGATTTCTGGGTGGTGCGGTGGACACCAATTTCTTCGGTACTGCGCGGACCCGTCTCGGCTATGCGAGCGGTCCATGGCTGATCTACGGCACCGCCGGTGTTGCTTGGGCGACCAGCACCTTTGCGCTTAACCCCGCGATCATGAACTTCGACCGCGCGCAGATCGGCTATGCCGTCGGCGCGGGCGTCGAGTATGCGCTCAACCGCAACTGGTCGGCGAAGATCGAGTACCTGTTCGCGGATCTGGACGGCGGCAATTCCACACTTGCCGCCAACGCAGCCAATTCCGACCTCACGCTGAGCACGGTGCGCGTCGGCCTGAACTACCGCTTTGCGGATGCCTACGTGCCGGCCGCGGCATTTCCGGTGAAGGCGCCGGTTCGCGTGGATGGCTGGAGCGGTTCGTATATCGGCGTGCATGTCGGATACGGCACCGGCTCGTTCGACTCCGTCCGCGGCGCGGCGAGCACCAGCCTCGATCCCGACGGCGGCATCGCCGGTTTCCAGGCGGGCTACAACTGGCGGATTTCGCCGAACATGATTGCCGGTATCGAGTCCGACACTTCGTGGGGTTCGCTGAAAGTCAACGACGCGCTTTCGAGCATCGACGTCGATGCGATGGGCACGGTGCGTGCGCGCCTCGGCGTCACGTCCGACCGCTGGATGCTGTACGCGACGGGCGGTCTCGCCTGGGCGCATGCGGACTCCGTTGCAGCGCCCGGTCTGGTGTCGATCTATGATCGCTATTACCTCGGCTGGACCGGCGGTGTGGGTATCGAATATGCGTTCGCGCCGCGCTGGACTGCCAAGCTCGAATATCTCTACACCGACTTCGGTACGCGCTCCGACTTCTTCGCGGCCACTTCGTTCGACGACAGCCTGACAGCAAGCACGGTGAGGGTGGGCATCAACTATCGCTCCTCGCTACTGGAACTTCTGACCGGGCGCTAA